The DNA sequence GCTAGCTGTGTCCTTTGTGGAAAAGGTTCTGggaaaatatgacatttttatgCCAGTGAGTTGTTACAACCGGCAGTAGAGATTCATAATTAGAGGCAACAGtctgtctccaccatgtgacctgcagggatttaaacttgtatttcaatgatCATCCTCCATCCATCACAGTCATGTGACTAATCATTCAGttagaaactcaattgtatGATTAGTCAGTAGACTGTGCTGTTAGAGTGCCTAgagggacccctggaggataaccactGAAATACAAGTGATCAATATAGGGTgattcagaaaagaaagtgaACATAGACAGAAGTTTAAATGCTGCAAaaagccacagggtctgctggcttccATTGTTACTTTATCAACTAGACTTACCAAGGTGGTGCAAgtgggataattgtttgagatgTGGAGTGACAAAGAGGCTATCATGACCTCTAGCGGACGGAGGACTAAAGTACCGTGCAAGAAGACAAGGGGAAACGAACCGGTGGCCCTTATTCACACTGTGAAGTCCTTCAGATTTATGTTAATCTGATGGCTTATGACACATACTATGGCAGTGGCTTTAGTCTCAAACACTTGCACAGCGGTAGACTGCAAGAGCCAACCAGAACTAGATTTCTAGaatatttcttgaaaattttttaccatttatataTCGGTAAGACTTGAATACAACACTGCAGTACTCTCCACAAAGCATGTCACTAATCAACACCTTCAATCATGTGGAAGTTGGGAGTTTGTTCAGAATATTTGggaaaacatgtttctttaaaaattctgCATAATATGGAGCAATTTTCTTACCACTGTCTAAAGTTTCAAACTATTTCAAATAATGATTTCCCCAAGTTGGCCTGGAATCAGCTGAAGACAAACACAGGGAAGGGGTTATGATTAAACTGTTTGGGTTTGAACCATTAACCCCCTCCGCTGGCTTGAAAGCAAGGAgctcaaaaaaacattttcacgaTGCGAGGTTTGAAGCGCTCCAGCTTGCTGCTGTCCATGGAATCCACCGTTTTGGCAGCGGACAGGATATCCTGGTGGGCCTCGTCGAAGAGATCCTTCCCGATCGCAGCCTGGACCCTGTCCCGCCAGGCTGTCAGCTTCGGCCTCCCCGAAAACACATCCATGCCCGCCCCCACAGGCTGCCGCGGTCCCCGAAAGCAGAGCACagggaagagagaaaacacaCCAGGTCACCGGGGCCCGGAACTAGCAAGTGACCCATAACGGGCTTGTGGGGTTAATTCTGCGTAAGTTCCATTCAGTTAAAACTCTGAAATTCTGTTTATGAATTGAAAAATAGACCATAATGTTCTACATGAATTTTTCAGTCAGTAAACATAATTTCTTTTCACAGTCAGAACAGACCCCGCAACCCTACCCCAGGATACAGATGAGatagcgggtatagataatggatggatggatgagtaAACTGAATTGAGAATGGAATTGACTCCCATACCTGTCGTTTAACAAACTAGTGGGTGGAGCTACCATGTCATTATAGATCCGAACCAATTGTAccattgtgattatttttcataaaatttgGGATGATGAATTGTACTTGTGAGCTTGCATCATCATTCCCTGTCAGCTTCAGACTGCAGACGGGCTGAGCTGCACAGCCATGGCAGTCAGTGACAGTATATAAATGGATGACGGGACGCCGCTATTTTCAATGAGTGAGATTGGATGCCGATCGTATCACTACCTGATCGGCCTCCTGTGCAATGGATACTGGGAACACACAAGACTGTGCAGGGGCCAAGTCTACGGTTAGGGATACAAAATATGTACTCCTTGTAGTAGCTGTGCTGTAGAATTCGATTACAGCAAAGGTTAGCATGCAAAATCTTTGCGATTCGCCAATCATCGTAGACATTTTGATGTATAtaaattattcctcatattctcaaaataactctctataaaatgtattgtggATGATTTCCATATGGCAAACCTCCATTGGAGTTTCAGGATTTTTAGGGAGCTTATTCTTCAAACACTACAGCACAGTCCTTCGAGGTTGCAGGGTTATGATGTCATTATTTGCGCTGAGAAGCAAAAATCGTTACTTCTGCAGGCACGCGCTAGGAGAGAAATCCTGGGCCCCTGATTGCAGTGGAGGAAGATGATTGGTCAATGAGCAGATAGTGCTGGCGGGATCCTCCAGGGGCGTCACCGGCGCTCAGTCAGAGAAAGACAATCCCACTGATTCAAACTTTCAAACGGATTCAAACTTTCAAACGACTTCAGACCACGCACATGCTCCACTGCTTCTGCTTCTCcaccatttttatgttttaattgtgtttttatttgactcTTTTTTCTGAATTGTACCTGCATGATCTCCACGATGGCCACCAAGTCAGCGAGGGAGATGTGCTCTCCGGCGATGAAGGGTTTGTCCTGGAGGAACTTCTCCTCCACGATCTTCAGTGACCCCTCCAGGTCCTCAATGGCCGAATCCATCTTCTCCTTGGGCACCTCCGTCTTCATGACCTTTGGAATCATTAGCTGTAGACAGGACAGACATCGGTCTGTATTTAGACACGTCTTTGCCCTTACCCAAAAACTGGATGATTCATTGATTGATTTGCTGATTGGTTGGTAGATTGACTGACAAGCTTACCTTGAGCCAGAAGATCTTAGAGCCGTGCATTCGGGTGGCTGTGTGTTGCCAAGACAGGTACTCGTTAACAAGCGCTCGTTTCTGCAGGTCGGCTGGGTACCAGTGATCAGGGGTGCGGAACTTCTCCGCCATGTACATCAAGATGGCGATGCTGATGAACGGGCCATGAAACACAAAGGAAGGAGGGCGTTCAGGGTCAGGTTGAGCCGGTTCGAGGGTCAGTTTGAGGGGGTTCAGGGTCTGGTTGAGGGGGTGCAGGGTCAGGTCGAGGGGGTTGAGGATCAGGTTGAGAGGGTGCAGGGTCAGGTCGAGGGGGTTGAGGGTCAGGGTGAGGGAGTTTGGGGTCAGGTTGAGGGGGTTCAGGGTCAGGTTGAGGGAGTTTGGGGTAAGGTTGAGAGGGTGCAGGGTCAGGTCGAGGGGGTTGAGGGTCAGGGTGAGGGAGTTTGGGGTCAGGTTGAGGGGGTTCAGGGTCAGGTTGAGGGAGTTTGGGGTCAGGTTGAGGGGGTTCAGGGTCAGGGTGAGGGAGTTTGGGGTCAGGTTGAGGGGGTTCAGGGTCAGGTTGAGGGAGTTTGGGGTAAGGTTGAGAGGGTGCAGGGTCAGGTCGAGGGGGTTGAGGGTCAGGGTGAGGGAGTTTGGGGTCAGTTTGAGGGGGTTCAGGGTCTGGTTGAGGGGGTGCAGGGTCAGGTTGAGGGGGTTGAGGATCAGGTTGAGAGGGTGCAGGGTCAGGTCGAGGGGGTTGAGGGTCAGGGTGAGGGAGTTTGGGGTCAGGTTGAGGGGGTTCAGGGTCAGGTTGAGGGAGTTTGGGGTAAGGTTGAGGGGGTGCAGGTAGAAGAAAAAGATGTGGTTGGTCTGGGCTGGAGGTGGGCTTCTTCTCATCCCTGTTCATCTTACTTTTGCAATGGCAAATCTATGTCTAACCAATCAGCTACCATACTTGATTACAGTATAATTGCAGTGTACCCCTAAATCCCAACTGCTAACCTCCAGTACTTTGTCTTTTTGGTGTACAGTACTGATACcctttctgatttaaaaaaaaaacttaagttaTGATAAATTCCATGAAGCTAAGCATAAATCAATTCCCTTGCCATTTCCTTTCTAACCATTCTATGCCATATGCCAAGCAGTCTGCAAACGTGCCAACATTACATAAATCATTGAAATCACACAATTTACAAATTCAGTAGCTATCCCATAGAGTCAGCCAACAAAGCCAGTTAGTCGTCTACTGTATGAACTATTACTGTAATATTGATACTGTATCGATCGTCTGCGATGTGAATTCGTTGCAGCTCTGACATATCAATTATATCAAACACTGACATAAATTCTCCTCTGTACGAATCCATCTGCTACAGGTTTGAGTGTTCTCCCACCTCTCGCCCATGGTGAAGTCCCCATCACGGATGGCGGGCACTTTGCGAATCATGTTAATCTTCCCAAAATCCTCTCCATACTGCTCCCCTACAAGAGAAAGGACAGGTCACAACATTTACCGACAAATGGCGAGCGATCAAGATGCCGTTAAAAAAATTGGAGAGGTATGAATTGTGTCCGccaaatgccaaaatgtaaatgatgaTTAAGCATTTACAAATGACACAAGCTTGACCGccatccaaccccccccaccccccccccccccccccctctttttttttttaaacaaaccgATGCACGCAGTTTAAATATGAGCTTAATCAAGGCACAGGTACAAAGGCCACCTGTTCTGAAACATTGTAACGGATGCATGCCTCTGCCAAATTCTTTATATCCCTTGCCAACCGCAGCCAACGTATATGTCAAAGGCTTACCTATTGAGCCTGGAATTCTAAATTCCTGTGGTCTGATATAGTCCCTAAATATAAAACTTAGGCGTGCCTCTCACACAACTCGATTTTTGTTTTCGTTTAATTTGTCCACGGAAAACACGCATTTTAATACGTTATgcaccttttaaaataaataaataaataaataaataaataaataaatatagccaACATTTTCGTTTTTAACTGTCGCTAAAAAGTGTTTTAATAAGTACAAAAGCTAAATCTCACGCAAAAAGCTAAATTAGGGTAACTAATTAAAACACACTGCGAAAACAACACTATACTGTAGGTACGGGACTGAGCAAATCAATAACTAGGTACCAAGCAACTTTAAAACGCTCCTCTGCACAATGCTGTCTTGCATTTGTACGAGTCACCAACTGTCACCCGGAAACAACCTGATTTGCAGCCGCAGAATTGCACGATACAGTCGATATTTCCATAAATCTCGACAAGGTTCATGTACGGTTCATTTTCACTCTAATTGCATGAAACGTTATATTGCCAAGACTGACACTAAGCCCAGGAAACAATAGACATTCCGCCACTCTTTAGCTAGTTGTTCTCTTAACTCGATTTTGATCCTACCTTCAAAAAGCTTTATACTTTTGAATACGAATGGGATGTTGTTTTTCTTCGCAAAGATGAACACCGAACGGCAAGGTTGTGAAAACAGATCGAGGTAAAGTTCAAGTGCCATTTTCAATGCACTGCGCAGACCAAAGTGCTTTCACAGACCACTTGGAACGAATAGGACAACGACTGGACTCTTGTACTACTAGAAAAAGCAGTCACAAAACGCCACTCCCCAGAAACGCGCAGTGTAACTCAATACAAttaagccacgtttccaccgcaggaactttaccccggaactaggaaccttttgaggaactcagtgcgtttcgaccgcaggaactagggtctaaatttagttccgggggctttattttacccccaaaatttcctgctcggggggtagtactttccaaaagtactggaacctttggggtgggggcgcaagcgctgaaaatttctgattggtcgactacttgcagtgttttatttcaaccgccatgtttaaaaatcttattttcataataacttcaaatcaaacttgtatgttatgcggcgcagtaggctagttttggttatagcctgccaacgtcttggaattataacttgtgctcttctgttcttttcttgctttagtattcgttttataaaatgctaagcattcgtgctgggacagcatattacgttccaaaacattcaaacggattaattcggttgctgaatattttcttccggattttctttgttagcccgttgtaattgactcaaaacgtttgatacagttatgtgaggtatgcggtagttctgcgtaattcacattggtgaaatcactggaaatcaccttccgcactttttgtcagggtaaaataacaggttaattctagtaatcgtcccttcatctttttcagactgccgtaattttactctgccattcttcaattccacaaaaagaccaggaagactatggactaatttatggtgcatgttTCGCATCTGGAGgtcacacttcgctgctcggctagcagtaacttcgaaggaaagcaaacggtggctgtaccactgctaatttaaattttcacgcaagtccgagttttcgttctattcttgtcattttgctgaACACATTACAAAGAATTCGGGGCGTTCACAAGAAATTTAACCAATCGAACAATGTAATACGTTGTAACTGGGGCAATGGAGTCAATGGAGGGGGAAGACCTAATAAAACATGGCAGACTATTCCAAAGCCTTGGGGCAGCATTGGAGAAGGCACTGTCGCCCTTGGTTTTTAACCGGGACCGAGGAACAGACAGGAGCAGTTGGTCAGAGGAAGAGGCCTGGAGGTGGAATAGGGGCAAAGGAGGTCAGAAACATAATGTGGAGCCAaactacaccagccaatcaaaatgtcacgtacacacgcaaaatggacTTCTACCTTTTTACCTCAAAAAATTCCCTCTCAGTGCAACTAGTAAGTTTGTGGCTCACTGTTAATATTGCGCCCTTCAGACCTTGGGCAAACCTCTTATGTATAGAAAAGCATGTTTTCAACATagaaaaaatggcaagttactcacacatacaaaccactATATGGCATTACcactaggcctgccattaaaagtactgatatcaaaattacacaaaGTTACAATAAGAAAAATTGGCCATCTTACCTAACACAAATTCAACATGcagtatttcaaagcaatgctgctatcCAGTGCTTCTGAAATTacttcaagtaacttggccctgtgttttttcatctgacCATGTAAAGAAAATGTGGTCATTCTTTTATATGTGTCATATGTGTCATATCAAAGTGTGAAATGGCAACAATTTATAGTGTGAACAATGTTTCTGAATAATTTCAGCAGTTTCACACCAGTGTATATTTGTAATGAATACACAATATGTTGAAACAACTGCCTGCATGCAGCGCTTTGGGTGTATGGGAAGCGTATCTTGaatgaaatgcatgaataaaatagGTTTGTTTAGAACATTGTGTTCAGAAAGAAGATATGTTATTCTTTACCATTGCAGAAAAAATTATACTATTGTACCTATCTGGCAAAACTTCATGCGAATAGCAAGCTTATAGTACATAATTGGGGCAAAcatgtctggataggtttgtaagatgcaatatttattttataggcctaaatatttcaaagttttctgtgtatttattgTTAATTATTACACCTATACAGAGGTAACTGTCAAAGCAAGTTGTCGTGTACTGCCCAGTCATCAATGTTTGCTGGTACCATGTTGAATATACTTCATACGTTTAACTTAAGTTGTCCCTAAGGTGGAGATCCACAAGGAATAGGGAACACTCTCACTGTCTTCAGAGACACAGTTGAGGGGTGAATGTGCCATTTTATATTTACCCATAGCTGTTGAGATGGTGAGATTGTGGACAGACTGTGAGCCATGGGCTAATGTCACAACAACGACAGACTTGTGGTAGTCAGCACTGCGCCCTCACCGTGTGAAAGTCATGAAGTAACATCAAGTAATGACTTCCCCAGCTTTAATGTTTCGTttcacaggaagaggaaatccTTCACACCCTCCTCAGCTTGTGGCTTCCACTGCTAGGCTTTCAAGGAGTACACAAAGAGTGGAAGTTTTCACATTTCATGTAAACAAGGTAGTCATACTGagatgtgctttaaaaaaaaaaaaaaaaaaacgagcctTATCAAGAGAGCACCACTCTAAAAGCGAAACAATACAACACCAATATTACGTAAAAACCTATCTACCTACTTGTCTTGCTCTTGCTTAATGAATGCCTCAAGGTGACAACCAATGGgcaaggagctgggcttgtgacctaaaggtcacaggttcgattcccgaatgagacattgccgttgtacccttgaacaaggtacttaacttgcttcaatatatatccagctgtataaatggatgcaatgtaaaaagttttgtaagtcgctctagataagcttgtaatgtaatgtaacaccaGCCAAGAAGTACCAACACCTTTGGTGGCAATGGCAGATCACACTCTCTGGCCCTGCCACCACCCTGCCCACACACCACTTGCCCTGCACTCTAGTAGGCTTGAGTGCAACAACTTTCACAATCTTCTGTGGACAGTCGAGCCCTTAGCCTGATGCTCACAAAAAGCCGATCCCACTTCGAGTATGTAGCACCTGAGTGACCGAACAGGGCACAGGAGAGTTGCCTGCTCCTCCTTCGCACCCTGAAAGGGGGAGGACACAACACAGACAGCTCTAGCTCCACACCCATACTGGGCTCATGGAGCTCACTCACAGGCTTTTCTGTGGAGCGGGAGCTGCCATGGCTCCGCTTCCAGGAGACCGATGAGGGAAGGAAAGCAGCCTCAGGCCATCAGGGCGCCACGGGGAGCACCCTGTGGTGAAACCGAGCAATCCACCATAGGGTTGCCAGCAGGATCATACTGGACTCAGTGCACCCTCTACCGCCATCTGCTGGCAACCTGGTGAATCGCAAGAAGTGCACTGTGACAAACTGCCGGATCGCCACAGTCAGGGAACATCGCTGATCTCTACATGGCAGAACAAAGATCAGAGGCTAAGAAGAGTCTTTTTCACACATGTACAGATAATCTGTAACAGGAGGCTCTTTTCAAATTTGGAGTCACTAGCAGGTGGCTCGGAGTGGGCAGAATTGCTCATAGTGGGCAGGGTTTGCTCATTGTGGGCGGACCTCAGCAGTGGGTGGAACCTCCTCATTGTGGGTGGAGCCAGTAGGCCCTCTCATGCCAGCTGCCTCCCTCTGGCAGCAGAGGCTGTGCACCACGTGGCTGCCAAGGTCACAGTGCAATAACTGGCTACAGCAATCACACCTACATACTTGGCCTTACGAAGAGCTTGCATATAACAACCATATCATTTCATGAGTCTTTCAAATTTTAATCCAGATAAAATCAGGTGTAACCAATGTTGGTGCGTATGCCAGCTTCCTTACCTTTAGTTTCTGCTTAAGTGTGCAGCCCTCAGGCCAGGGCCTCTCCTGCAATCGTGAACATCTGCTGCGCTACTCTTCAGCATACGTAATCTGTATATTTAGTATATGTACATGCTTTGTTAGCAGGTTAAAACTGTAATGTGGACTATGACTCATCTACAACCATTTATGAAGTACTATGAATCATATAATCATATAAATCTAACCCAGTTCTTACATCTGTGCCAATAGTGCAAACAAATCTGTAATTACAGTGCTAACTGTATTTTGTCTAAATCATAAAATGAGATTTTGATGGCATTCAGTAGCCAGCACTGAAGAGGTGTGCCCACAGGGCACTGAAACTTTCCCATCCATTCGGGAATGCACAATGGCTTCAACTGGAAAGACTCACAATTTGATTTAAAGACTGTCCTTACagagatttttgttttagctgaaATGGGTCAACATTTTATGAAGTTTCAATTTAGTAATCAGTTGAAAGCTATGAGTCGGAGAGACATTGGCTCAGTGCTAACTGAGTTAGCATTCCGGGTTGCCACATTGCATTTGTACTGAAAAGTGGATCAATGGCTTCCAGATGTTCCAAACAGCTGCTTTTCAGTGCCCCTCCCCAACCGCAAAtgccccaccccaaaaatcCCTATTTGTGGTGACTGTTTATGCGAAAACTGGTAATGACTGCAAAATCAATTATAGATAGACTGAAAAAAAGTAACATCACACAGGTGGAATTTCATTGGACATAAAGTACCACAAAAATAGAGACGTACAAAAACATACTTctttaatgtctgtttttaatcACTATCTTAATTCTAAAAAATTGCCAAGTGATGCATATACATATGCAAGCACAACCTCAGTTTCCTATGCCAAAGCTTTGCATTCTTAcccaaaaaaaatcagcaaatcttaaaaactgcattttaggAACTCCATAGATCCGTGATCTATGACTAAATCACACATTCCACCAATGAGCTGATCAGAATGAGTGATTTAATCTTAAAATTTGGCTCATTAAGGGGTCTGAGAAAGGTAACTAAATTCTACAGCCCACTCTGTGGGCAAATTTGAAAAGACTAAAATTCAGTCAAATGCAGATAACTGATTCAAAGGTATGCAATTCAATCAGACCATACTTtagaaaaatctaaatgatacTTATAAAGACTATATTTGAAATGACCACAGTTGACCTTGTCTACTCTGGACTATGTATTATGTAAGTAAGTGTACCCAAAATGGTTTCACTATCAATAAATTGCAGTTATGCAGtagttttgttttagtttggcTGAAGTTCGTATGCCcttaatcaaattaaaaagcaaggagtgaatcaacatttttcctcaacttaaaaagttaaaaaagacTACTTTTGTTCACATACAGTTTCGAGAAAAAGTGTAACCCTTCTGTTTGATTCTTAGTGAAAGTAAAGGGCAAATATTGACTGAATACAGGTCCAAGTGCGTCTGACTGAAACCGCATTAACATTCTTCCAAATATTAACACTGGGGGGAATCTTAAGTAAAATAGATATACGGGTGAATGCATGGAATGGCTTGTGTTGTCTCCAGGGGGAAATGTGGGCACGCCCCTCCACTACAGGAAACTCATCACAGTTCCCTTCTTTCCTACTTGCCAGGGCTCCAGTGGGTAGAATCTGATGACGATCCTATTGGcaaagcagggaaaaaaaagaaaataatttaaagctgTCAAATCAAACCATTCAGATAATTTTTCAGGACATGCAACCGTCGGCTTCCTAATTATGAGTTCGCTGAGTGCTGGATGCACTGCAACTGTTCTCACCGATCCTCGCTTAGGCCAAGTTCCCCGGTGAGGAACTGGAAGATCTTGGCGCTGTGTTCTTTGTTCTTCTCCGCCGTGTCGGTCACGCCGATGGCggacacacacagcatgacGCACGGCGCAGTGGATCCGGCCATGAGCATCGCCATTCCGGACTTCACGGACAAATTCATCCTCTGTCAGAACCAAATTACGACCGGTAATCTATCACAGTGTCATGTTTCAACCGCATAGCAGTTCTGAATAGTAAATTGCTTATAATGGATACACTTTTGACAATCTTAAATAAAAGGATTGCATTGCAGAATTGAGCAAAATGCATGCTAATacactatttttgttttgtttttcaacgAGTTACAACGGTGGAGGTAATTCAGACATGAATCCCATTTCACTTGCCGCTATGTCATATAATTTGTTCGAAACACAATGTCACTACTTGCTATAATGCAATGACTTCAAATTAACGTTATACTGTAAAGCAATTTTGTGTCAATGGCCACCTAATAGACATAGTAAGTGAACTAACCAACTATCTCGCCAGCTCGCTATCACTGTTCCAAAGGGACTTACAGTAGTTAGCGAGCTTCATCTCATTGCAACTTACTTCTTCAGGTTTCTGAAGGGCAGCAGCCGTTGTTGAGCacagttttttcaaaaaatcatCGGTGAATTTACTTGCTGGCAAGTTACTTTCCAGCTCAATGAAAGGCATGATTGCATAAATTCCTATTCCAGCTCCTGTACAAAAATCTAATAACCTTTTACGCAATGGCAGCAGCACTTGCCTGCACCGGAAAGTGATCTCACACCTCTTCTATCCATTGGTTGGATCTTGAACCTTAAACTGATTGGTTGAGGATGAAACGCCCCTGACGTTTACTGACCAAATAGAAGCACGCGCTGCGTAAAGATTAGCGAATCTCCGGAGCTTTCGCTGAAAACGTGACGCTGAAACGCTGAACACTCATGAAGGTccagaaaagcaaaaacagaaaatagtaAAATCTGGTCTTGTCTTCAGATCTTACAGTTACTTAGGATATATTCTACGTGTCTCCGTAGACGACTGACTGTTAGTGGAAATCGAAACTACATCAGAGGGATATTAAGACCCGTGTTTGTGGTGGAAACGCATAAAAACTAATGACCACATTAAGCCTAATTCCAGACTCAAAAATTCCAAGCCCTGCTAAGATTTTCAGACTATTTTGTCTATTTCCCCTCGATTtccataccttttttttttttttactgcacagCGCAGGTGAGCAAGTGCTCTCTTCCAAAGCAAGTGCAATCTTGCATATGTGTAGATGCATCCAGTTTAAGTAAAATGAGTGGCTCAATCTACCTTTATTCTACATATATCTGGCTGTCAGGTATACAAGTACAGTGCAAGTGCCAACACTGCCACgtttaaaatgaacttttattttacaacctaatatacagtacagtgctaAAAATCCTGTGCATTTCATGTTGACACCAACTGTTACAGCAGAGCAGATGAGTTTATGTTAATGTCCAAGAGCTCATAGTGAGAGCAGTTCAATGCCATTTgagtgttttgtcttgttttccaTCACCGTCCATTCCGTCAAACCAGTGATGTCACGCCtaagatgaaaaacaaagaacaaagatAAGAGTATTCAATGACGCAAAACACTGATCGATTACACTTGACCGATGCATGAATTTTACTGTGACCAAAGACAGACGGGCAGTTATGATGAATctattacagcacttttttaaaaggaaaagttTTTACTGTCTTTTCTTGCtgatcattttttattgatttccaTACTTTACACCCCAACACCCATGGCATAAAtccagtttttaaataaacatctcaaagaaaaaagaaggctCCGCACAACAACAGCTGCCTGAAGTGCGCTCAAAGTGTTACGTTTTAATAGAAGACTACGACAAAACTTTCAGTTAGCTTTCGTCAGTTTAAATAAACGTTTGACACTTTATGGCAAGCACTCATTCCCATTAAACACAGAAAAGTAAAGGTTATAAGAAGCTTACTGTGTGAATTAGGCTTACCGTGTGAGTACTTGCACTGCTTCAGTGCTTCGCTGAAGCCCTCGCACAGAGTGAGGTCACTCTGGGTCGTGGCACAGTCCAGGAACTGCCTCACTTCAAAATGGCAGGGacctggtgggggaggggctgcacGGGGGGGCTCCTGAGggtgaaaatacacacacacacacacacacacacacacacacacagacaaacacctTAGTAAGTTTATGATTTTACGCACAGTCAGTGCTTAAACTTCACTTAAATTCTGAAGT is a window from the Anguilla anguilla isolate fAngAng1 chromosome 14, fAngAng1.pri, whole genome shotgun sequence genome containing:
- the gstt1b gene encoding glutathione S-transferase theta-1b; this translates as MALELYLDLFSQPCRSVFIFAKKNNIPFVFKSIKLFEGEQYGEDFGKINMIRKVPAIRDGDFTMGESIAILMYMAEKFRTPDHWYPADLQKRALVNEYLSWQHTATRMHGSKIFWLKLMIPKVMKTEVPKEKMDSAIEDLEGSLKIVEEKFLQDKPFIAGEHISLADLVAIVEIMQPVGAGMDVFSGRPKLTAWRDRVQAAIGKDLFDEAHQDILSAAKTVDSMDSSKLERFKPRIVKMFF
- the ddt gene encoding D-dopachrome decarboxylase, producing the protein MPFIELESNLPASKFTDDFLKKLCSTTAAALQKPEERMNLSVKSGMAMLMAGSTAPCVMLCVSAIGVTDTAEKNKEHSAKIFQFLTGELGLSEDRIVIRFYPLEPWQVGKKGTVMSFL